One Syngnathoides biaculeatus isolate LvHL_M chromosome 4, ASM1980259v1, whole genome shotgun sequence DNA window includes the following coding sequences:
- the unc45b gene encoding protein unc-45 homolog B isoform X2 — protein MGDPIQLKDEGNKHFQAGDIDKAIECYTKAINLCQDKKVLAVIHRNRSACYLKKENYSSAASDASKAIDVDAADIKALYRRCQALEKLGKLDMAFKDVQRCATIEPKNKNFLETLRRLGAEIQTKLKTTFSTDSRVQNMFDILLDEEMEKDKKEKAANNLIVLSREDAGAERIFQNNGVPLLLNMIETGKPETILAAIRTLSGMCTGHKARAMAICNMVGIDKLCSIMALDNEEIALAACNLFQCVNDSLTGGDRREYGKEESLVLDASKDLKTILLSLLEMVGSKKVSGHGRDQALNLLSKNVPRKGKKEPDNSRALFTIDHGLKKILKVCGQVPELAEQLPLTENTQLIASVLLNRLYDDLTCDPERNNFRDICDEYIKAKIDPNDMDKTIHAINVISGLLQGPFEVGNALVGKQGVMEMMVALCGSERELDQMVAVEALIHASTKMSRASFIITNGVSLLKDIYKKTKNEKIKIRSLVGLCKLGSAGGDDYSLRQFAEGSTEKLAKQCRKWLCNPQIDSKTRKWAIEGLAYLTNDADVKDDFVEDEQALKIMFELAKSQDKTIIYAVACTLVNCTNTYEKKEIIPELVQLAKFSKQHVPEQHPKDKKDFIEKRVKRLLKAGVTSALAVMVKADNSILTDQTKEMLSRVFLALSEDPKDRGTIVAQGGGKALIPLALEGTEAGKVKAAHALAKIAAISNPEIAFPGERVYEVVRPLVNLLHADRDGMQNFEALRGLTNFAGFSEKLRIKIVKENALPDIESYMFEEHEQIRQAATECMCNLVTCKDVQERYLTDGNDKLKLLVLLCGEDDDKLQIAAAGALAMLTAAQKKLCTKMTLVTVQWLEILQRLCLHSNPMIQHRGLVTVYNMLHSDDSDLAKKLIESELLEILSVIGKAEDNPKRQDVIDVARSCLVKALDLGLIKPFSTPS, from the exons atgggAGATCCAATCCAGTTAAAAGATGAGGGAAACAAACATTTCCAAGCAGGAGATATTGACAAGGCTATTGAATGTTACACCAAAGCCATCAACCTGTGTCAGGACAAGAAGGTGCTGGCTGTTATTCACAGAAACAGATCTGCATGCTATCTAAAAAAG GAAAACTATTCCAGTGCGGCCTCTGATGCATCCAAAG CCATCGATGTCGACGCAGCTGATATCAAAGCATTGTACAGGCGCTGCCAAGCTCTGGAGAAGCTCGGAAAACTGGATATGGCCTTCAAAGATGTACAGAGGTGTGCGACCATTGAACCGAAGAACAAAAACTTCCTGGAGACCCTCCGCCGTCTCGGGGCTGAAATCCAGACTAAG ctcAAAACAACGTTTTCCACAGATTCAAGGGTGCAGAACATGTTCGATATCCTCCTGGATGAAGAAATGGAAAAGGACAAGAAGGAAAag gCCGCCAACAACCTGATTGTGCTATCCAGAGAGGATGCAGGAGCAGAGAGAATCTTCCAGAATAACGGCGTGCCTCTGCTTCTCAACATGATCGAGACAGGAAAGCCAGAGACGATCCTTGCGGCTATTCGCACTCTTTCGGGAATGTGCACAGGACACAAAGCTCGG GCAATGGCCATTTGTAACATGGTGGGCATTGATAAATTGTGCAGTATTATGGCACTGGACAACGAGGAGATTGCACTGGCGGCATGCAATCTCTTCCAATGCGTCAACGACTCCCTCACAGGCGGGGATAGAAGAGAATATGGGAAAGAAGAGTCCTTGGTTTTAG ATGCCTCTAAAGACCTGAAGACTATCCTCCTATCTTTGCTGGAGATGGTCGGGAGTAAAAAAGTGTCTGGCCACGGCCGAGACCAAGCTTTGAACCTCCTGAGCAAGAACGTCCCTCGCAAAGGAAAGAAAGAGCCCGACAACTCAAGGGCCCTCTTCACTATTGATCACG gtcTGAAGAAGATCCTCAAGGTGTGCGGTCAGGTTCCTGAACTGGCCGAGCAGTTACCCTTGACTGAGAACACACAGTTGATTGCCAGCGTGCTCCTCAACCGGCTCTACGATGACCTCACGTGTGACCCAGAGAGAAATAACTTTAGGGATATTTGCGACGAGTACATAAA AGCCAAAATCGACCCGAACGACATGGACAAGACAATTCACGCCATCAACGTGATTTCAGGGCTGCTGCAAGGTCCGTTTGAAGTCGGGAACGCCCTGGTCGGAAAGCAAGGCGTCATGGAGATGATGGTGGCGCTGTGCGGCTCCGAACGGGAGCTGGACCAGATGGTGGCAGTGGAGGCGCTCATCCACGCCTCGACAAAGATGAGCCGCGCCAGCTTCATCATCACCAATGGCGTGTCACTGCTTAAGGACATCTATAAGAAGACCAAAAATGAGAAGATTAAGATACGCTCCCTGGTG GGTCTCTGCAAGCTGGGCTCAGCAGGAGGTGATGACTACAGTTTAAGACAGTTTGCTGAGGGCTCCACTGAGAAGTTAGCCAAGCAGTGCAGAAA GTGGCTTTGCAATCCCCAAATCGATTccaaaacaaggaaatgggcCATCGAAGGTTTGGCTTACCTCACGAATGATGCCGATGTCAAAGATGACTTTGTTGAGGATGAGCAAGCGTTGAAAATCATGTTTGAACTGGCCAAG TCTCAAGATAAGACCATCATATATGCGGTGGCCTGCACCTTGGTCAACTGCACCAACACCTACGAAAAGAAAGAGATCATCCCCGAGCTGGTACAGTTGGCAAAGTTCTCCAAACAGCACGTGCCGGAGCAGCACCCCAAG GATAAGAAGGATTTCATTGAGAAGCGAGTGAAGAGGCTTCTCAAGGCTGGAGTCACATCAGCTCTTGCCGTAATGGTCAAAGCAGACAATTCCATCCTGACCGACCAGACCAAGGAGATGCTCTCAAG GGTTTTCTTGGCATTGTCGGAGGATCCCAAAGATCGTGGTACTATCGTTGCCCAAGGTGGAGGAAAG GCTTTGATCCCTCTGGCCCTGGAAGGGACCGAGGCCGGAAAAGTGAAGGCCGCTCACGCGCTTGCCAAAATCGCAGCCATTTCAAACCCAGAAATTGCCTTTCCTGGCGAAAGA GTGTATGAGGTGGTGAGGCCATTAGTCAACCTCCTCCACGCAGACCGAGATGGAATGCAAAATTTCGAAGCCCTGCGAGGCCTCACCAACTTTGCCGGATTCAGTGAAAAACTAAG GATAAAGATCGTGAAAGAGAATGCGCTACCTGATATTGAGAGCTACATGTTTGAAGAGCATGAGCAGATCAGACAAGCCGCCACGGAATGCATGTGCAACCTCGTCACATGTAAAGAT GTGCAAGAGCGCTACCTGACGGATGGTAATGACAAGCTGAAGCTGCTGGTTTTACTTTGCGGCGAGGATGATGACAAACTTCAGATTGCCGCTGCCGGAGCACTTGCTATGCTTACTGCTGCTCAGAAGAAGCTCTGCACTAAGATGACGCTTGTG ACCGTCCAGTGGCTGGAGATCCTCCAGAGGTTGTGTCTCCACAGCAACCCAATGATCCAGCACCGTGGCCTGGTGACCGTGTACAACATGCTCCACTCGGACGACAGCGACCTGGCCAAGAAACTCATCGAGAGCGAGCTGCTGGAAATCTTGTCGGTCATCGGCAAGGCGGAGGACAACCCCAAGAGGCAGGACGTCATCGACGTGGCGAGGTCTTGTCTGGTCAAGGCTTTGGATCTGGGGCTCATCAAACCCTTCTCCACCCCTTCTTAA
- the unc45b gene encoding protein unc-45 homolog B isoform X1: MMGDPIQLKDEGNKHFQAGDIDKAIECYTKAINLCQDKKVLAVIHRNRSACYLKKENYSSAASDASKAIDVDAADIKALYRRCQALEKLGKLDMAFKDVQRCATIEPKNKNFLETLRRLGAEIQTKLKTTFSTDSRVQNMFDILLDEEMEKDKKEKAANNLIVLSREDAGAERIFQNNGVPLLLNMIETGKPETILAAIRTLSGMCTGHKARAMAICNMVGIDKLCSIMALDNEEIALAACNLFQCVNDSLTGGDRREYGKEESLVLDASKDLKTILLSLLEMVGSKKVSGHGRDQALNLLSKNVPRKGKKEPDNSRALFTIDHGLKKILKVCGQVPELAEQLPLTENTQLIASVLLNRLYDDLTCDPERNNFRDICDEYIKAKIDPNDMDKTIHAINVISGLLQGPFEVGNALVGKQGVMEMMVALCGSERELDQMVAVEALIHASTKMSRASFIITNGVSLLKDIYKKTKNEKIKIRSLVGLCKLGSAGGDDYSLRQFAEGSTEKLAKQCRKWLCNPQIDSKTRKWAIEGLAYLTNDADVKDDFVEDEQALKIMFELAKSQDKTIIYAVACTLVNCTNTYEKKEIIPELVQLAKFSKQHVPEQHPKDKKDFIEKRVKRLLKAGVTSALAVMVKADNSILTDQTKEMLSRVFLALSEDPKDRGTIVAQGGGKALIPLALEGTEAGKVKAAHALAKIAAISNPEIAFPGERVYEVVRPLVNLLHADRDGMQNFEALRGLTNFAGFSEKLRIKIVKENALPDIESYMFEEHEQIRQAATECMCNLVTCKDVQERYLTDGNDKLKLLVLLCGEDDDKLQIAAAGALAMLTAAQKKLCTKMTLVTVQWLEILQRLCLHSNPMIQHRGLVTVYNMLHSDDSDLAKKLIESELLEILSVIGKAEDNPKRQDVIDVARSCLVKALDLGLIKPFSTPS; the protein is encoded by the exons ATG atgggAGATCCAATCCAGTTAAAAGATGAGGGAAACAAACATTTCCAAGCAGGAGATATTGACAAGGCTATTGAATGTTACACCAAAGCCATCAACCTGTGTCAGGACAAGAAGGTGCTGGCTGTTATTCACAGAAACAGATCTGCATGCTATCTAAAAAAG GAAAACTATTCCAGTGCGGCCTCTGATGCATCCAAAG CCATCGATGTCGACGCAGCTGATATCAAAGCATTGTACAGGCGCTGCCAAGCTCTGGAGAAGCTCGGAAAACTGGATATGGCCTTCAAAGATGTACAGAGGTGTGCGACCATTGAACCGAAGAACAAAAACTTCCTGGAGACCCTCCGCCGTCTCGGGGCTGAAATCCAGACTAAG ctcAAAACAACGTTTTCCACAGATTCAAGGGTGCAGAACATGTTCGATATCCTCCTGGATGAAGAAATGGAAAAGGACAAGAAGGAAAag gCCGCCAACAACCTGATTGTGCTATCCAGAGAGGATGCAGGAGCAGAGAGAATCTTCCAGAATAACGGCGTGCCTCTGCTTCTCAACATGATCGAGACAGGAAAGCCAGAGACGATCCTTGCGGCTATTCGCACTCTTTCGGGAATGTGCACAGGACACAAAGCTCGG GCAATGGCCATTTGTAACATGGTGGGCATTGATAAATTGTGCAGTATTATGGCACTGGACAACGAGGAGATTGCACTGGCGGCATGCAATCTCTTCCAATGCGTCAACGACTCCCTCACAGGCGGGGATAGAAGAGAATATGGGAAAGAAGAGTCCTTGGTTTTAG ATGCCTCTAAAGACCTGAAGACTATCCTCCTATCTTTGCTGGAGATGGTCGGGAGTAAAAAAGTGTCTGGCCACGGCCGAGACCAAGCTTTGAACCTCCTGAGCAAGAACGTCCCTCGCAAAGGAAAGAAAGAGCCCGACAACTCAAGGGCCCTCTTCACTATTGATCACG gtcTGAAGAAGATCCTCAAGGTGTGCGGTCAGGTTCCTGAACTGGCCGAGCAGTTACCCTTGACTGAGAACACACAGTTGATTGCCAGCGTGCTCCTCAACCGGCTCTACGATGACCTCACGTGTGACCCAGAGAGAAATAACTTTAGGGATATTTGCGACGAGTACATAAA AGCCAAAATCGACCCGAACGACATGGACAAGACAATTCACGCCATCAACGTGATTTCAGGGCTGCTGCAAGGTCCGTTTGAAGTCGGGAACGCCCTGGTCGGAAAGCAAGGCGTCATGGAGATGATGGTGGCGCTGTGCGGCTCCGAACGGGAGCTGGACCAGATGGTGGCAGTGGAGGCGCTCATCCACGCCTCGACAAAGATGAGCCGCGCCAGCTTCATCATCACCAATGGCGTGTCACTGCTTAAGGACATCTATAAGAAGACCAAAAATGAGAAGATTAAGATACGCTCCCTGGTG GGTCTCTGCAAGCTGGGCTCAGCAGGAGGTGATGACTACAGTTTAAGACAGTTTGCTGAGGGCTCCACTGAGAAGTTAGCCAAGCAGTGCAGAAA GTGGCTTTGCAATCCCCAAATCGATTccaaaacaaggaaatgggcCATCGAAGGTTTGGCTTACCTCACGAATGATGCCGATGTCAAAGATGACTTTGTTGAGGATGAGCAAGCGTTGAAAATCATGTTTGAACTGGCCAAG TCTCAAGATAAGACCATCATATATGCGGTGGCCTGCACCTTGGTCAACTGCACCAACACCTACGAAAAGAAAGAGATCATCCCCGAGCTGGTACAGTTGGCAAAGTTCTCCAAACAGCACGTGCCGGAGCAGCACCCCAAG GATAAGAAGGATTTCATTGAGAAGCGAGTGAAGAGGCTTCTCAAGGCTGGAGTCACATCAGCTCTTGCCGTAATGGTCAAAGCAGACAATTCCATCCTGACCGACCAGACCAAGGAGATGCTCTCAAG GGTTTTCTTGGCATTGTCGGAGGATCCCAAAGATCGTGGTACTATCGTTGCCCAAGGTGGAGGAAAG GCTTTGATCCCTCTGGCCCTGGAAGGGACCGAGGCCGGAAAAGTGAAGGCCGCTCACGCGCTTGCCAAAATCGCAGCCATTTCAAACCCAGAAATTGCCTTTCCTGGCGAAAGA GTGTATGAGGTGGTGAGGCCATTAGTCAACCTCCTCCACGCAGACCGAGATGGAATGCAAAATTTCGAAGCCCTGCGAGGCCTCACCAACTTTGCCGGATTCAGTGAAAAACTAAG GATAAAGATCGTGAAAGAGAATGCGCTACCTGATATTGAGAGCTACATGTTTGAAGAGCATGAGCAGATCAGACAAGCCGCCACGGAATGCATGTGCAACCTCGTCACATGTAAAGAT GTGCAAGAGCGCTACCTGACGGATGGTAATGACAAGCTGAAGCTGCTGGTTTTACTTTGCGGCGAGGATGATGACAAACTTCAGATTGCCGCTGCCGGAGCACTTGCTATGCTTACTGCTGCTCAGAAGAAGCTCTGCACTAAGATGACGCTTGTG ACCGTCCAGTGGCTGGAGATCCTCCAGAGGTTGTGTCTCCACAGCAACCCAATGATCCAGCACCGTGGCCTGGTGACCGTGTACAACATGCTCCACTCGGACGACAGCGACCTGGCCAAGAAACTCATCGAGAGCGAGCTGCTGGAAATCTTGTCGGTCATCGGCAAGGCGGAGGACAACCCCAAGAGGCAGGACGTCATCGACGTGGCGAGGTCTTGTCTGGTCAAGGCTTTGGATCTGGGGCTCATCAAACCCTTCTCCACCCCTTCTTAA
- the unc45b gene encoding protein unc-45 homolog B isoform X3, which produces MKKWKRTRRKREDAGAERIFQNNGVPLLLNMIETGKPETILAAIRTLSGMCTGHKARAMAICNMVGIDKLCSIMALDNEEIALAACNLFQCVNDSLTGGDRREYGKEESLVLDASKDLKTILLSLLEMVGSKKVSGHGRDQALNLLSKNVPRKGKKEPDNSRALFTIDHGLKKILKVCGQVPELAEQLPLTENTQLIASVLLNRLYDDLTCDPERNNFRDICDEYIKAKIDPNDMDKTIHAINVISGLLQGPFEVGNALVGKQGVMEMMVALCGSERELDQMVAVEALIHASTKMSRASFIITNGVSLLKDIYKKTKNEKIKIRSLVGLCKLGSAGGDDYSLRQFAEGSTEKLAKQCRKWLCNPQIDSKTRKWAIEGLAYLTNDADVKDDFVEDEQALKIMFELAKSQDKTIIYAVACTLVNCTNTYEKKEIIPELVQLAKFSKQHVPEQHPKDKKDFIEKRVKRLLKAGVTSALAVMVKADNSILTDQTKEMLSRVFLALSEDPKDRGTIVAQGGGKALIPLALEGTEAGKVKAAHALAKIAAISNPEIAFPGERVYEVVRPLVNLLHADRDGMQNFEALRGLTNFAGFSEKLRIKIVKENALPDIESYMFEEHEQIRQAATECMCNLVTCKDVQERYLTDGNDKLKLLVLLCGEDDDKLQIAAAGALAMLTAAQKKLCTKMTLVTVQWLEILQRLCLHSNPMIQHRGLVTVYNMLHSDDSDLAKKLIESELLEILSVIGKAEDNPKRQDVIDVARSCLVKALDLGLIKPFSTPS; this is translated from the exons ATGAAGAAATGGAAAAGGACAAGAAGGAAAag AGAGGATGCAGGAGCAGAGAGAATCTTCCAGAATAACGGCGTGCCTCTGCTTCTCAACATGATCGAGACAGGAAAGCCAGAGACGATCCTTGCGGCTATTCGCACTCTTTCGGGAATGTGCACAGGACACAAAGCTCGG GCAATGGCCATTTGTAACATGGTGGGCATTGATAAATTGTGCAGTATTATGGCACTGGACAACGAGGAGATTGCACTGGCGGCATGCAATCTCTTCCAATGCGTCAACGACTCCCTCACAGGCGGGGATAGAAGAGAATATGGGAAAGAAGAGTCCTTGGTTTTAG ATGCCTCTAAAGACCTGAAGACTATCCTCCTATCTTTGCTGGAGATGGTCGGGAGTAAAAAAGTGTCTGGCCACGGCCGAGACCAAGCTTTGAACCTCCTGAGCAAGAACGTCCCTCGCAAAGGAAAGAAAGAGCCCGACAACTCAAGGGCCCTCTTCACTATTGATCACG gtcTGAAGAAGATCCTCAAGGTGTGCGGTCAGGTTCCTGAACTGGCCGAGCAGTTACCCTTGACTGAGAACACACAGTTGATTGCCAGCGTGCTCCTCAACCGGCTCTACGATGACCTCACGTGTGACCCAGAGAGAAATAACTTTAGGGATATTTGCGACGAGTACATAAA AGCCAAAATCGACCCGAACGACATGGACAAGACAATTCACGCCATCAACGTGATTTCAGGGCTGCTGCAAGGTCCGTTTGAAGTCGGGAACGCCCTGGTCGGAAAGCAAGGCGTCATGGAGATGATGGTGGCGCTGTGCGGCTCCGAACGGGAGCTGGACCAGATGGTGGCAGTGGAGGCGCTCATCCACGCCTCGACAAAGATGAGCCGCGCCAGCTTCATCATCACCAATGGCGTGTCACTGCTTAAGGACATCTATAAGAAGACCAAAAATGAGAAGATTAAGATACGCTCCCTGGTG GGTCTCTGCAAGCTGGGCTCAGCAGGAGGTGATGACTACAGTTTAAGACAGTTTGCTGAGGGCTCCACTGAGAAGTTAGCCAAGCAGTGCAGAAA GTGGCTTTGCAATCCCCAAATCGATTccaaaacaaggaaatgggcCATCGAAGGTTTGGCTTACCTCACGAATGATGCCGATGTCAAAGATGACTTTGTTGAGGATGAGCAAGCGTTGAAAATCATGTTTGAACTGGCCAAG TCTCAAGATAAGACCATCATATATGCGGTGGCCTGCACCTTGGTCAACTGCACCAACACCTACGAAAAGAAAGAGATCATCCCCGAGCTGGTACAGTTGGCAAAGTTCTCCAAACAGCACGTGCCGGAGCAGCACCCCAAG GATAAGAAGGATTTCATTGAGAAGCGAGTGAAGAGGCTTCTCAAGGCTGGAGTCACATCAGCTCTTGCCGTAATGGTCAAAGCAGACAATTCCATCCTGACCGACCAGACCAAGGAGATGCTCTCAAG GGTTTTCTTGGCATTGTCGGAGGATCCCAAAGATCGTGGTACTATCGTTGCCCAAGGTGGAGGAAAG GCTTTGATCCCTCTGGCCCTGGAAGGGACCGAGGCCGGAAAAGTGAAGGCCGCTCACGCGCTTGCCAAAATCGCAGCCATTTCAAACCCAGAAATTGCCTTTCCTGGCGAAAGA GTGTATGAGGTGGTGAGGCCATTAGTCAACCTCCTCCACGCAGACCGAGATGGAATGCAAAATTTCGAAGCCCTGCGAGGCCTCACCAACTTTGCCGGATTCAGTGAAAAACTAAG GATAAAGATCGTGAAAGAGAATGCGCTACCTGATATTGAGAGCTACATGTTTGAAGAGCATGAGCAGATCAGACAAGCCGCCACGGAATGCATGTGCAACCTCGTCACATGTAAAGAT GTGCAAGAGCGCTACCTGACGGATGGTAATGACAAGCTGAAGCTGCTGGTTTTACTTTGCGGCGAGGATGATGACAAACTTCAGATTGCCGCTGCCGGAGCACTTGCTATGCTTACTGCTGCTCAGAAGAAGCTCTGCACTAAGATGACGCTTGTG ACCGTCCAGTGGCTGGAGATCCTCCAGAGGTTGTGTCTCCACAGCAACCCAATGATCCAGCACCGTGGCCTGGTGACCGTGTACAACATGCTCCACTCGGACGACAGCGACCTGGCCAAGAAACTCATCGAGAGCGAGCTGCTGGAAATCTTGTCGGTCATCGGCAAGGCGGAGGACAACCCCAAGAGGCAGGACGTCATCGACGTGGCGAGGTCTTGTCTGGTCAAGGCTTTGGATCTGGGGCTCATCAAACCCTTCTCCACCCCTTCTTAA